Genomic window (Cololabis saira isolate AMF1-May2022 chromosome 10, fColSai1.1, whole genome shotgun sequence):
TTTGATGAGAGATAAGTTTTGTACCGACCGGGAACTCCGCCATTGTATAtgtgtaaaaaatatattatggTTTAATGCTCAGTTTACACCAGGTTACACATATGAGACCTAAACAAAACTGTGATGTTTACCCCATCATCACAATTATTAAGATGGGTCATAATAATATTTCCATTTATTTCACCTTTACATTACTCTGTTGCTCTTAACCCATTACAACCTTTAGATTACAAAGCGTCCTTGATCATTCAAACATTTTTAGGATACATTTTTTCATGCaacatatttatacatatatatttgacAGCTTATCTCCATTCCTTCTGAAAAATAATTTGCCAAAGCCCCCTTTTTTTGTTACCAAACACTATTATTTTACCATGCACTACCATGTAACCTGCAATTGCTGAAAACAAATTAAGAAACTGTTAATAGACCATTGTCTGATGATGAACTTCAGATTAAATCATATTAAGTGGCTAATGTTTAGTTAACGATTAGCTGGTGATCAGTTGAAAAAACAAATTGCTGAGTTACCCACAAGTTTGCGTGACTTAATTACTAATGACTCACAAAAAAGTACATTTGTAATATCTTTTTAAAGACTAATAAGACTAGACGGGGATACATAAGTATGATAAGGATGAATTACTTTAAATGGCCACTAACCAATAATAACCTAATCATTATTAATTCAGTCCCAAGCCACAAAGCAATTAGTCCCTATTTCTTCCCTTAGTTTTCATCCAAGCAAATATTTTGGGACTAAATTACTCAATTTCTACACTATAATCAACTGCTTGTACCGAGCTTAATAATAATAGTGGATAAGCAATACATATTTGCTTGTGAGTTTGGCCTAGAattaaagtaaaacaaaatattGTAGCTTTTTCCCCCCTACGACTTCTACATGATATTCTATTAACTACAAGTGTAAGCAACCCCACGTTTACTGTCTTTTCAAACTGATACTAAAACTCCTCATATGAGAAACAAATTATTAGAAACATTCAAATCATCTTTATTGCAACCAATATTCAACGTGACTTCAAATCACAGCCttaatataaacacaataaTCTTCCCAAAATCGCATTTGTTTTTACAGTCGCAATTATTTGAATAATTGCACAACCAGGGAAATGACGTAGGAACtaaacagcgccctctgctggaagAATGCAAATGGTGCTTTCAATGAATCCCGTTCTGGATGTGAGTTGTCAAatcaaaaaagtaaaagtactcactGCACTAAGTGAAGATTTCACCATGAgattattttgattatttaaaaatacagtatgATATACAGTCACACTAAAGTATGATGCCAAATTTACATAATTTAAGACCTCTAATTCCCAAATTGGGTGTGTTCATACAGGTGAGAAATTGAGATTACGGTAGAGCAATTTTCATTTCACAAATTTCTGTGAGATCATCTTGACTTGACTCAAAGTAATTTCTTTGATGTGGATGGGCGCTGCGGCTACAGCCAACTTACTGCAACACGAGTTATGCAGAGGCATACTTGATAGAAGAAAACACAGAGAAATAGTGCACAAGATGAAATATCAAGGTGCAGCGTTGTTGTAACATCTTCCCACAGCAAGTAAAACTGTATATTTTTAGCATTCGCTATTCATTGCTATCATGATACTTAAGGAAATACAATATGCCTCAAATTGATTTGTCAAATACGTTGTAGGAAAAGAAGTTGTTGTTGAATGTGGCCTTCAATGACTAGAGAATGGGGGGCCGAGAGGACATAAACCTGAGCTGCCTGTACAAGGGTTGTAGACAGACAGCTCACCTGGCTGCTATACtcataagaataaaataaaaagaaggaagaatttAACTGCAGGCTTGCTACGATCAAACCTGTCATGTCACTTGTGAAGACAATTGACTTTCCTACTAATTAATCTCTGCCCTTTTTGTCtctgatgggtttttttaaaatgcttttttaaGATATATTCTGTTGCTTCCAAGCCGAGAGTTGTTATAAGTAATGCTAGAATTATTCCCAGCTATACCAGTTTTTCCAGTATGTAACAATCAGTGTGCAACTGTGCTTAAAACTATTCACGCATTAGCAACATTTCAAATTGATGGAGGGAAACTTTTGATTGCTATTGTGCCATAACAGATTAGTTTTGTTACCGaattgcagaggtgtcaagtaaagaagtacaaatacttcgttaccttacttaagtagaaattttggttatctatacttcactggagtaattatttttcagacgactttttacttttactccttatattttcatgcaattatctgtactttttactccttacattttaaaaatttcatttcggcctttaaaagaaaactatccagttaaaggagcttgaggccggattttggcaggatttatgaaaaaaatccgtatacattttaagttttctagtaataatgtcagatgaagcgttccaaacccaaaagaatgagccctctagtgtatctctccgttgccttgaacaggctgtgtgctgcaaaatgtgctgcaattcggtcccgaatttcccgcgctgccctgcggatgtgacgtcacatgacgctgcatgtgcgttctccccgttctcccgtgccggcttcgctgttggctgcagtacccctaacggccgtcgtggtgaagggtggcgctaacgagtctcatttcttaaaaggagcctcaagctcctttaaattgcgccatccagatagagtgaatttggttgtggttgtggcacagatgttcttgtccagttttgttcttacatcctttccctcagattcctgcaactaaacttggatgtacattccaataaaggttaggataaatgataacatgcctctgaagtttgactttttgcaccattacaatacttataggcaactagtcatcatatctcctgctctctgaaacacatgttaatgctcaatagtacacatatatgcttctttaatatatttgcattatactaagatgcattcattttcaatggcttttgtccttaatggcttttttcccccttacattacttttacttttatactttaagtagttttgaaacaagtacttttatacttttacttgagtaaaaaacttgagttgatacttccacttctacaggagtatttttaaactctagtatctatacttctacctgagtaatgaatgtgaatccttttgacacctctgccgaaTTGTTAGATTGAAATAATAGAATTAAAGCTTGTGTTATCCTTTGTTTAcatcatttattcaaactgtacaAGAATTCACAGCAGAAACATAAATTATACAGATCTACATCTTCCACCGGATACCACTTCCATCAACGTCATATATTATAATTTATGGATATTCACATATCTACAATGTCTCTTGACTTGGAAAATGACTCATTAGTTAAGAGTTAAAGGGCAGCTGGTTGTTCTGAGCATAAAAATCCAACCTCAGTCTAGATCTGAGCATCCGTGCAGCATTCTGAACATCAGAGTCAGACGTCAGTGGCAGCCACAGCTTCCAGCCACCATGTCGTTATACTGTTTCAACACCACATTCTCATCATCATCAAAGTACAGCAAGTTGATGGAGAAGAGCTTGTCAGGCACACAGCACGGCGTATCAACACTTTTGATCAGCTTCAGGGCGTTGATGATGGACTGGACGGTGGCGTGGTTGGTCGGTCTCATGTTCTGGCCCAGGGGGAAGGGGCAGGAACCCTTGCAGTAGTAAGCGTTGTATCCCCTGGGAGATACGATCCAGCCCGACCAGCCAATCTCTTCAAAGTCCACGTACAGGGGAAGACGCTGGCAGGCCTTAGACACGGCCTCTTCTTCGCTGTAGTCCAGGGAGCGAGCTGAGCGGGAAGGCGGGCCTGGGAGCGGGGCCTGAGGGATGACGGAGGTGGCGCTGACCTCGTCTGGAtctggaggaagaaaaaaacaagagctTGTAATCAAACATGTAATCAAACAGAAAAGAGCGTTGAGGATCATTCATAAAGCAaattacagagaacacaccaccagattatttattcattcaggacttattaaatttaaagaaatagttgagttacagacattattaagataagataagataaacctttaatagtcccacagaggggaaatttgcagtttacagcagcaaaggggatagtgcaaaacaagaggcatcaatagaaaaagtaataacacagtaataataataacacactataaacagttaactggtatacaataataataataataataataagaagaaagataaataataagaaatactagtatataaaaagataactgacggatatttacagatggatatttacataattgcacgttgaaGTGAGTGAAAGATATATTAGTTATGCATAgggcaaaaagaaaagtataaccaagtaatctacagcagttgtttgtttttccgaACCCAGAAGTTATAGATTATAgaaggaaatataatttcaaacatcagTATGCAAAGACCACTCTCAAGCAGATGTGTATATCGgttgtgggagtaaaactgtggaactctctacagaatgatttaaaggaatgtACAAATTTACttaggttcaaaaaaatgtataaagataaaatatttaagttatatgatcatgaataggCTGGGACTTAAAAAGTACTATACATATATGTGGTTGGTttctatttaaaggagcttgaggccggattgtggcaagatttatgaaaaaaatctgtatacattttaagttttctagtaataatgtcagatgaagagttccaaacccaaaagaatgagccctctagtgtatctctccgttgccttgaacaggctgtgtgctgcaaaatgtgctgcaattcggtcccgaatttcccgcgctgggctgcggatgtgacgtcacatgacgctgcatgtgcgttctccccgttctcccgtgccggcttcactgttggctgcagtacccccaacggccatcgtggtgaagggtggcgctagagagtctcatttcttaaaaggagcctcaagctcctttaagtgtatattttagtgtaaatattggttacattgactgtttttttttgttttggcatggaataaggggcaggtaaaataagacttgtcttcatcctgctccttttcggtcatgggtgtgtagattgaagTGTACAAATGTACTACTGTAATATTGTCAAACTATGCACTGCCAtgcacgaaataaataaaagactaaCATTGTGATTTCTGAAGTTAACAAGGACCAGAATTGGTTAAATGACTGAAACTCATAACATCTTTAGGTGCACCAGGTGTGCCTAATAAAGTGTCTGGTGAGTGTATGACGTGTTATTTTAGATTCTACAGAGTGTCATTGTAGGCTACTGAATGACAGCGATGATGCAACGGTTGAAGAAGGGAGTCTCATTTATTCCTTTAAACTCAACATTTCCTGCTTCTCAGCAAGCAGATCACAAAAACCTTACTCCTGGGCTTCCAAACAGCCCAAATTGATAAATAAAATGAAGCTGCAACAGACACTAATGCGTCTCCATCAGATCCTACACTTTTGGTCTATgaaatgatctcaaagttgACACAAATCTCACCTGTGGTCTCCAGTGCAGTGGGGTGGCGGCCATCATCAGTGAAAAGAACCAGCATGGGCTGCTTGCTCTGGTGGTGGTGGCGTCCTGAAGCAAAGCGGATCAGCTTCAGCTCCATCTGACTCCCTCCCAGGGTTCGGATCACTACCTGGAGCCTCAAGTTGATCCCTTCTTCCATCATCCAGGAGCGGACCTTCGGGGAAATCCATCAGTCAGTTCTTACAATGTCCATCATTTACTGAAAGcactttaagtgttttttttataaaaagagGAGGATACTTACTGCTTGTGTGATTGTGAACACTTCCCAGCCTGTAGAATGGACTGGGATGAGCCGGGAAGAAAGCAGCTTCTTGTCCTGTGTGTTGTTGGTTCTGATGCTATCTAGCAGCTGATACACACTGACCTGGAAGGATCAAATAAGTACAGTCAGTTTAACAAAGAGTACATCCTGTTAGAGCATTAATCATCAACATCTGACCACGCACTGACCACCTTGTCTTACACACCTGGCAAAAGTGATGCCTGTTGAAAGAAAGCGTTGCCTGAGGTCGCAGCTTGAAAAGATGGAGCTCTGCAGTCAGGATCTTCTCACTTCTTGCAACTGTGGACACATTGAACCTGAACTCCACCTGTTCACTGTGCACTGCAAAGAAAAGTATCCCATTAGAAAACTGCAACAATTTATAGAgcgtatccagtactcgagttgaggggggatgaggggggacggcatcccccctgaaataaaaacggtcaaaatcatcccccctgtaaaactgacatcccccctttccatcccttatgtcatttcatcaatgaatgtggttttactgctatttcaacatttagagtcatcaccagaaaaatgtgacaattttcatctgtttcaggtacatttttttattaaagtaggaaaatctgccagtgggccaagatttatcttcttattacaagcaaaaaaatcttgttccactggcagatttttctacttatttcaagtgaaaatctacttgaaacaggtgaaaattgttgttttttccagtgatgagtcttgttttaagtgtaatgagatttttttttttactaaaatgagacattttaactagaaataagacaaatattcttgttaagattttgagtttttgcagtgatccatgttacttatcctgtgaaggacagagtcatattgataagttcagaaaactgtttttatttttgtgttttgatgtatttgatgtaagcccagtgaatatttaaagctgcatttaactgctgctatgtcatt
Coding sequences:
- the admp gene encoding anti-dorsalizing morphogenic protein, with product MLMFVISLATFLSLGGARPSLDNINHFTTEKESEEVRSSAIKRLLEVFGMDDPPAIQGHMQAPQYMLDLYNTVANVDGVTKDPYLLEGNTVRSFFDKLHSEQVEFRFNVSTVARSEKILTAELHLFKLRPQATLSFNRHHFCQVSVYQLLDSIRTNNTQDKKLLSSRLIPVHSTGWEVFTITQAVRSWMMEEGINLRLQVVIRTLGGSQMELKLIRFASGRHHHQSKQPMLVLFTDDGRHPTALETTDEVSATSVIPQAPLPGPPSRSARSLDYSEEEAVSKACQRLPLYVDFEEIGWSGWIVSPRGYNAYYCKGSCPFPLGQNMRPTNHATVQSIINALKLIKSVDTPCCVPDKLFSINLLYFDDDENVVLKQYNDMVAGSCGCH